One segment of Brassica napus cultivar Da-Ae chromosome C3, Da-Ae, whole genome shotgun sequence DNA contains the following:
- the LOC106424863 gene encoding rac-like GTP-binding protein ARAC10, translating to MASTASKFIKCVTVGDGAVGKTCMLICYTSNKFPTDYIPTVFDNFSANVVVEGTTVNLGLWDTAGQEDYNRLRPLSYRGADVFVLSFSLVSRASYENVYKKWIPELQHFAPGVPLVLVGTKLDLREDNKHYLADHPGLSPVTTAQGEELRKLIGATYYIECSSKTQQNVKAVFDSAIKEVIKPVVKQKEKTQKTKKQKSNHGCLSNVLCGRIVTRH from the exons ATGGCTTCAACTGCTTCAAAGTTCATAAAATGTGTGACTGTTGGTGATGGCGCCGTAGGTAAAACCTGTATGCTCATCTGCTACACCAGCAACAAATTCCCTACT GACTACATACCAACAGTTTTTGACAACTTTAGTGCAAACGTTGTAGTTGAAGGCACCACTGTGAACCTAGGCCTATGGGACACTGCTG GGCAAGAAGACTACAACAGATTAAGGCCTTTAAGTTACAGAGGAGCAGATGTTTTCGTCCTGTCTTTCTCCTTGGTCAGCCGAGCTAGCTACGAGAATGTTTATAAAAAG TGGATCCCTGAACTCCAACACTTTGCCCCAGGAGTTCCATTAGTCCTTGTTGGTACCAAACTAG ATCTCCGTGAAGATAATAAGCATTATTTGGCTGACCATCCTGGACTATCCCCTGTAACTACTGCACAG GGAGAGGAATTGCGTAAGCTAATCGGTGCGACATATTACATTGAATGTAGCTCGAAAACTCAACAG AATGTGAAAGCAGTTTTTGATTCAGCGATCAAGGAAGTGATCAAACCGGTGGTTAAACAAAAGGAGAAGACGCAGAAAACGAAGAAGCAAAAGTCTAATCATGGCTGTTTATC AAACGTTCTGTGTGGGAGGATAGTGACTCGGCATTGA